In Pseudoxanthomonas indica, the following are encoded in one genomic region:
- a CDS encoding putative Ig domain-containing protein, translating to MSLFLTASAWAQIVITPANLPAATVNSFYSQTFTGSGGSAPYSYQYTGTLPAGVGLSSTGVLSGLPTEAGTFSFTLVATDSNATIGAQAYLLVVDPPTTFLNPVSLSNATVGVPYGESITASGGIAPYSFHVSGGSFPPGLTLSSSGNLTGMPTAGGTYTFTISANGSSTGAGAPHGGSRSYTMSISAAMVTLPGTTLSDAMQGSPYSAALNSASGGTEPYSYAVTTGALPAGLSLNSNGTLTGTPSQSGDFNFEVVATDSSSGTGPYTSAPRGISLRVVAVSPPMVGMAFATVAQNSTSNPITLSISATPPATSVAVATQATHGTATAVGTTISYTPANGYTGPDAFTYTATNAGGTSSPATVSIVVDYPNIVVNAQGSWSAQVGQPFTQTLVWSGGTSPYDSFDVTGMPDGVTVTGTTANSVTISGTPTAAGPFNINARARDSSTGAGPFTVDQLFPMFVAAPTLNLLPGAGALPAATYGAAFAQGFSSSGGVGPYTYGISGSLPAGLSFNTATGQLSGIPEQVGLFNFTVSVSDSSTGMGPFSTSQNYSLQVTGPVFTISPASLPVATAGTYFNQALSTSGGIGPYSYSLFNGPLPQGVTLSASGVISGTPTESGTFNIAIETKDANNLATQALYTWVVNPAAITLSSSGSLDGTAGSLLSATITASGGIAPYSFALISGTLPLGVSFNSLGVLTGTPRSDGNYSLQVRATDQTGSFSERTFLYTIAPATIIVTPPVLPGGTSGTPYSYTLTSAGGIAPYTYAIASGNLPVGTSFSSNGVLSGTPTTPGSYTANIRSTDNAGYNTTVAYTIVISAPTITLAASAPFDGVVGAAQSSTITATGGTGPYRYSVVAGALPVGMSLSSSGVFSGTPVVSGSFNLTLRATDRFDNEGEQTFAYTIAAPAITVAPGTLGNGVRGTAFSQALSASGGIGAYSFAVSAGALPAGVSLSNAGVLSGTPTVDGAFNFTVTATDAYGFTGAQAYAWTIAAAPPTTAEDTAHVLSGASVSIDVTDNDVGVITSIAVVTPPTHGTATVNGLNVEYTPAAGYSGEDSFTYTATGPGGTSAAATVTVTVNPVPVAVSRTINAAAGIAVEVELTEGATGGPFTGAALVSLSPAQAGTATIAQQGTGDDARYVLTFTPAAAFSGVATATFTLDNAFATSAEASIEFQVTSRPDPTLDAEVQGLLNAQAQATRRFASAQLNNFQRRLESLHHGGTGFSNGVTFQANTPHCRDGMQGAAGAQSLPNQLCNQQTSERDGVNPGLRDASAVDAGNASQSNNPFGLWTGGAIRSGNQDSRNNRARVDFETDGLSVGGDYRVNDRFAIGLGLGWGRDDSEIGNQGSRSEGKAYTLAGYASYHPGKLFLDALVGYQDLSYELRRYVTANGGHVSGSRDGGQWFASLSTGADLQYASFKLTPYARLDLARATLDGYTEQGDALYALHYQDMDVDSSTGNLGLRMDFQKTTSWGALTPQLRLEYQYDFQGNGSATMQYADLMSGPFYRTSLPVFDRSRFLLGIGLGFNADNGLSTRIEYNGVVDDSNGTDHGVMLNIEKRY from the coding sequence ATGTCGCTGTTCCTGACGGCTTCGGCCTGGGCGCAGATTGTCATCACCCCGGCCAATTTGCCGGCGGCCACGGTCAATTCGTTCTACAGCCAGACCTTCACCGGCTCGGGTGGCAGCGCGCCGTACAGCTACCAATACACCGGGACCCTGCCTGCGGGCGTCGGCCTGAGCTCCACGGGTGTGTTGAGCGGCTTGCCCACGGAAGCCGGCACCTTCAGCTTCACCCTCGTCGCCACCGACTCCAACGCGACGATTGGCGCGCAAGCCTACTTGTTGGTGGTGGATCCACCCACGACCTTCCTCAACCCCGTCTCGCTGTCCAACGCAACGGTGGGCGTGCCCTACGGCGAGAGCATCACCGCCAGCGGCGGCATCGCGCCTTACTCCTTCCACGTCTCGGGCGGCAGCTTTCCGCCAGGCTTGACCTTGAGTTCCAGCGGAAACCTGACCGGTATGCCCACGGCCGGCGGCACCTACACCTTCACGATCAGCGCGAACGGCAGCAGTACCGGCGCAGGCGCGCCGCATGGCGGTTCGCGCAGTTACACGATGTCCATCAGTGCAGCCATGGTCACCCTGCCGGGCACCACGCTGTCCGACGCCATGCAAGGCTCGCCGTACTCGGCCGCACTCAACAGCGCCAGCGGCGGCACAGAGCCGTATTCCTATGCCGTCACCACGGGTGCGCTTCCGGCCGGCCTGAGCTTGAACAGCAATGGCACGCTTACCGGAACTCCCAGCCAGTCAGGCGACTTCAACTTCGAAGTCGTTGCTACCGACAGCAGCAGCGGCACCGGTCCGTACACCTCAGCGCCACGTGGCATCAGTCTGCGGGTGGTGGCGGTGTCACCGCCGATGGTGGGCATGGCCTTCGCCACCGTAGCCCAGAACTCCACCAGCAATCCCATCACGCTGTCCATCTCGGCCACGCCGCCGGCGACGTCGGTGGCAGTGGCCACCCAGGCGACGCATGGCACGGCAACGGCGGTCGGCACGACCATCTCCTATACACCCGCCAATGGCTACACGGGACCGGACGCATTCACCTACACCGCCACCAATGCAGGCGGCACCTCGTCACCCGCGACCGTCAGCATCGTGGTTGACTATCCCAACATCGTGGTCAATGCGCAGGGCTCCTGGAGTGCCCAGGTCGGCCAGCCTTTTACGCAGACGCTGGTATGGTCCGGCGGCACGTCGCCGTATGACAGTTTCGATGTGACCGGCATGCCCGACGGCGTGACCGTCACCGGAACCACGGCCAACAGCGTGACCATCTCGGGCACGCCCACCGCGGCGGGCCCCTTCAACATCAACGCCCGTGCCCGCGACAGCAGTACCGGCGCAGGACCGTTCACGGTCGACCAGCTCTTTCCGATGTTCGTCGCCGCGCCCACACTGAATCTGCTTCCGGGCGCCGGCGCGCTCCCCGCCGCCACCTACGGCGCCGCCTTTGCACAGGGATTCAGCAGCAGCGGCGGTGTCGGCCCCTATACCTACGGCATCTCCGGCTCGCTACCCGCCGGCCTGTCGTTCAATACCGCCACCGGCCAGTTGTCTGGCATACCCGAGCAAGTGGGCCTGTTCAACTTCACCGTCAGTGTGTCCGACAGCAGCACTGGCATGGGGCCTTTCTCGACCTCCCAGAACTACTCGCTGCAGGTCACCGGACCCGTCTTCACGATCTCGCCTGCCAGCTTGCCCGTGGCCACGGCCGGAACCTATTTCAACCAGGCGTTGAGCACCAGCGGAGGTATCGGGCCGTATAGCTACTCGCTGTTCAATGGCCCGTTGCCGCAGGGTGTGACCTTGAGCGCGTCGGGTGTGATCAGCGGCACGCCGACCGAGTCAGGCACCTTCAACATTGCCATTGAAACCAAGGACGCCAACAACCTCGCTACCCAGGCGCTCTATACGTGGGTGGTCAATCCGGCGGCCATCACGTTGTCGTCTTCGGGTTCGCTCGACGGCACTGCAGGTTCACTGCTGTCGGCCACGATCACCGCCAGCGGCGGCATTGCGCCCTACAGCTTCGCGTTGATCTCGGGGACGTTGCCCCTTGGTGTCAGTTTCAACTCGCTCGGCGTGTTGACCGGTACGCCACGCAGTGATGGCAACTATTCGCTGCAGGTGCGCGCCACCGATCAAACGGGCAGTTTCAGCGAGCGCACTTTCCTCTACACGATTGCGCCGGCCACGATCATCGTCACGCCGCCCGTCTTGCCGGGCGGCACTTCGGGCACACCGTACAGCTACACCCTGACCAGCGCCGGCGGAATCGCGCCCTATACCTACGCGATCGCTTCCGGCAATCTGCCCGTCGGCACGAGCTTCAGCTCGAACGGCGTTCTCTCCGGTACACCCACCACGCCGGGCTCCTACACCGCCAACATCCGCTCCACCGACAACGCCGGCTACAACACCACTGTTGCCTACACGATCGTGATCTCCGCGCCCACGATTACGCTGGCGGCGTCTGCTCCGTTCGACGGCGTCGTGGGTGCGGCGCAGTCGAGCACGATCACGGCCACCGGCGGTACCGGCCCGTATCGGTACAGCGTGGTGGCGGGCGCCCTGCCGGTGGGCATGAGCTTGAGTTCCAGCGGCGTCTTCAGCGGCACACCCGTCGTCAGCGGCAGCTTCAACCTGACTCTGCGCGCGACCGACCGCTTTGACAACGAAGGCGAGCAGACATTTGCCTATACCATCGCGGCGCCGGCCATCACCGTTGCACCGGGCACCCTCGGCAACGGCGTGCGCGGCACCGCGTTTTCGCAGGCACTGAGCGCCAGTGGTGGAATTGGCGCGTACTCCTTTGCGGTGAGTGCCGGCGCCTTGCCCGCCGGCGTGAGCCTGAGCAATGCCGGCGTGTTGAGCGGAACACCCACGGTGGATGGCGCGTTCAACTTCACCGTCACCGCGACCGATGCCTACGGCTTCACGGGTGCGCAGGCCTATGCCTGGACGATCGCGGCCGCACCGCCGACGACAGCCGAAGACACTGCACACGTCTTGTCGGGGGCGAGCGTCAGCATCGACGTCACCGATAACGACGTTGGCGTCATCACCAGCATCGCGGTGGTCACGCCGCCGACGCATGGCACGGCCACGGTCAACGGCTTGAACGTGGAGTACACGCCGGCGGCCGGTTACTCGGGCGAGGACAGCTTCACCTACACCGCGACGGGTCCGGGCGGCACGTCTGCCGCGGCCACGGTGACGGTGACGGTGAATCCCGTGCCGGTGGCGGTGTCGCGCACGATCAATGCCGCGGCAGGCATCGCCGTGGAAGTGGAGTTGACCGAAGGCGCGACCGGCGGTCCGTTCACCGGCGCGGCGCTGGTGTCGTTGTCGCCGGCGCAGGCCGGCACGGCGACCATCGCCCAGCAGGGAACCGGCGACGATGCGCGTTACGTGCTGACGTTTACGCCTGCGGCTGCGTTCTCCGGCGTGGCCACGGCGACCTTCACCCTCGACAACGCGTTTGCCACCTCGGCCGAGGCGAGCATCGAGTTCCAGGTGACATCACGCCCCGACCCGACTCTGGATGCGGAAGTGCAGGGCCTGCTCAACGCGCAGGCACAGGCAACCCGTCGCTTTGCCAGCGCGCAGCTCAACAATTTCCAGCGCCGCCTGGAGAGCCTGCATCACGGCGGCACCGGCTTCAGCAATGGCGTCACCTTCCAGGCCAACACGCCGCATTGCCGCGATGGCATGCAGGGTGCGGCCGGTGCGCAAAGCCTGCCCAACCAGCTATGCAACCAGCAGACGAGCGAACGCGATGGCGTCAATCCGGGTCTGCGTGATGCGTCGGCGGTGGACGCGGGCAATGCCTCGCAATCCAACAACCCGTTCGGCCTGTGGACCGGCGGCGCCATCCGCAGCGGCAACCAGGACAGCCGCAACAATCGCGCGCGCGTGGATTTCGAGACCGATGGCCTGAGTGTCGGTGGCGACTATCGCGTCAATGACCGCTTCGCCATTGGCCTGGGTCTGGGCTGGGGTCGCGACGACAGCGAGATTGGCAACCAGGGCAGCCGCAGCGAGGGCAAGGCCTACACGCTCGCCGGCTATGCCAGCTACCACCCGGGCAAGCTGTTCCTGGATGCGCTGGTCGGCTATCAGGACCTGTCGTACGAACTGCGTCGTTACGTCACCGCCAACGGTGGCCATGTCAGCGGCTCGCGCGATGGTGGCCAGTGGTTTGCTTCGCTGTCCACCGGTGCCGACCTGCAGTACGCCAGCTTCAAGCTGACCCCGTATGCACGCCTGGACCTGGCACGTGCCACGCTCGATGGCTACACCGAGCAGGGCGATGCGCTGTACGCATTGCACTACCAGGACATGGACGTGGACAGCAGCACCGGCAACCTGGGCCTGCGCATGGATTTCCAGAAGACCACGAGCTGGGGTGCGCTGACGCCGCAGCTACGTCTGGAGTACCAGTACGACTTCCAGGGCAACGGCAGCGCCACCATGCAGTACGCCGACCTGATGTCCGGCCCGTTCTACCGCACCAGCCTGCCGGTGTTCGACCGCAGCCGCTTCCTGCTCGGTATCGGCCTAGGCTTCAACGCGGACAACGGCCTGTCCACACGCATCGAGTACAACGGCGTGGTGGATGACAGCAACGGCACCGACCACGGCGTGATGCTCAACATCGAAAAGCGTTACTGA
- the recC gene encoding exodeoxyribonuclease V subunit gamma: MQGSPSDFRLYHSNSLDVLAGLLAAELRQPAPGQSLLTPDTVLIPQVAMRRWLQATLAKQYGVAANLEFLTPGEFVRQALDANVAGEQDDLDAAGLSWRLYAALRDPVVLAMPAMAGMRAYLSHEDPVKPWALANELAGVFEKYQAWRRDWLLRWEAGADPDDPQAILWRRIAGGQSHRARRIQAYLDRHGEPGSALPAGLPARLFAFATLNISPDVLRVIATQGRVGTTHFYLPTPTQAYWGDLQTLGERLRAGVADPFAEAGGESRLLQAWGAAGRDFMAVLGSYEVVHPRGEFGAYAEPGPADAHAPLTLLQQLQRDLFHRNALPSVQRSEVDRQDPSLQVHACHTRLREVQVLHDQLRALLEDERFQPPLQPREIAVLAPDIDPYVPYLEAVFGGQGGQSLPYALADTSALAGEPLADVFLRLLGLPLSRFGLHEMLDLLASPPIAEAAQLDSDALERLRGWLHAAGARWGVDAAHRAQHQAPRDDAYTWAFALERLLLGHASGSEGEIAGVAPWPELEGGSLAALDTLIRLLRVLARQQRTLAEALDPAQWRERLLALLEALIPGTPRDPVAARTLERLRSLINDFADNAVQAGYVGSVPAEVVRSHFAGLLAEADTRAPLLTGGISFGRMVPMRLLPFRAICVLGLNDGDYPRRDPAAGLNRLTAELGSERRRHGDRSTREDDRFLFLQLFASAQDVFYLSYLGADPRDGSVREPSVLVSELIEAAADYHQDRDDAATQMVVRHSLQPFAASAFGQAGEPRRFSYRQNWRPAALAGRGERQRLAPWFDGSAQTPPADETVMPLHQLRRFLMSPAAHYLSQTLALRLPEAAELADDREPLSVAGGGLDRQRLQQAIFQGLLEDPDRDLYPTLRARGLLPSGPLGQRQLQALQQEIAPYAEAFAGWRGDAQMQAPLLAVDVDGVRLQARLESVYPHGYARLRFGELNGPAVIRQGLDWLLASAAGLAQPMVRFHQDEHVGPHPRAPLDPQQAHAALAQLIGLYKQGLEEPLPFAPYSGWALLQARSAESGLKAAQAQWHSEGDRWSEGDDPAWRLALRGRDLFEDEVVTDTFVGLSQHIYGLLLHGGAPA, encoded by the coding sequence ATGCAGGGATCGCCGTCCGACTTCCGCCTCTATCACTCCAATTCGCTGGACGTGCTGGCTGGCTTGCTGGCCGCCGAATTGCGCCAGCCCGCGCCCGGGCAATCGCTGCTGACACCGGACACCGTGCTGATTCCGCAGGTGGCCATGCGCCGCTGGCTGCAGGCGACACTGGCCAAGCAGTACGGCGTGGCGGCCAATCTGGAATTCCTGACCCCGGGTGAGTTTGTCCGCCAGGCCCTGGATGCCAACGTCGCCGGCGAACAAGACGATCTGGATGCCGCAGGTTTGAGCTGGCGCCTGTACGCGGCCCTGCGCGATCCGGTGGTGCTGGCCATGCCGGCCATGGCCGGCATGCGTGCGTATCTGTCGCACGAGGATCCGGTCAAACCCTGGGCCCTGGCCAACGAATTGGCCGGTGTGTTCGAGAAGTACCAAGCCTGGCGCCGCGATTGGTTGCTGCGCTGGGAGGCCGGCGCGGACCCGGATGATCCGCAAGCCATCCTGTGGCGGCGTATTGCCGGCGGCCAATCGCATCGTGCGCGTCGCATCCAGGCCTATCTGGATCGCCATGGCGAGCCGGGATCGGCCTTGCCGGCCGGCCTGCCCGCGCGCCTGTTCGCCTTCGCCACGCTCAACATTTCACCGGACGTGCTGCGCGTGATCGCCACCCAGGGGCGGGTGGGCACCACCCATTTCTATCTGCCCACACCCACCCAGGCTTACTGGGGCGATCTGCAAACCCTGGGCGAGCGTCTGCGCGCGGGCGTGGCTGATCCCTTTGCCGAGGCCGGCGGCGAGAGTCGCCTGCTGCAAGCCTGGGGCGCGGCCGGTCGCGATTTCATGGCGGTACTGGGCAGCTACGAGGTGGTGCATCCGCGCGGTGAGTTTGGCGCCTATGCCGAGCCGGGCCCGGCGGATGCCCACGCGCCGCTGACCTTGCTGCAGCAGTTGCAGCGGGATCTGTTCCACCGCAACGCGCTGCCCTCGGTGCAGCGCAGCGAAGTGGATCGCCAGGATCCCAGTCTGCAGGTCCACGCCTGCCATACCCGCCTGCGCGAAGTGCAGGTGTTGCACGATCAGCTGCGCGCGCTGCTGGAAGACGAACGCTTCCAGCCGCCACTGCAGCCACGCGAGATCGCCGTGCTGGCGCCGGATATCGATCCTTACGTGCCCTACCTGGAAGCGGTGTTCGGCGGGCAGGGTGGGCAGAGCCTGCCGTATGCGCTGGCCGATACCAGTGCGCTGGCCGGCGAGCCGCTGGCCGATGTGTTCCTGCGCCTGCTTGGCCTGCCGCTGTCGCGCTTTGGCCTGCACGAAATGCTCGACCTGCTGGCCAGTCCGCCGATTGCCGAAGCCGCGCAGTTGGACAGCGATGCCTTGGAGCGCCTGCGCGGCTGGCTGCATGCCGCCGGCGCGCGCTGGGGCGTGGATGCCGCGCACCGCGCGCAACACCAGGCGCCGCGCGATGACGCCTACACCTGGGCCTTCGCGCTGGAGCGCTTGCTGCTGGGACACGCCAGCGGCAGCGAAGGCGAGATCGCCGGCGTGGCGCCGTGGCCGGAACTGGAAGGCGGGTCGCTGGCTGCGCTGGATACCTTGATTCGTTTGCTGCGCGTCCTCGCGCGCCAGCAACGCACGCTTGCCGAGGCGCTGGACCCGGCGCAGTGGCGTGAGCGCCTGCTCGCGCTGCTGGAAGCCCTGATTCCCGGCACGCCGCGCGATCCCGTCGCCGCGCGCACGCTCGAGCGTCTGCGCAGCCTGATCAATGATTTCGCCGACAACGCCGTACAAGCCGGCTACGTCGGCAGCGTGCCGGCGGAAGTGGTGCGCAGCCATTTCGCCGGCCTGCTTGCCGAAGCCGACACCCGCGCGCCACTGCTCACCGGTGGCATCAGCTTTGGCCGGATGGTGCCGATGCGGCTGCTGCCGTTCCGTGCGATCTGCGTGCTGGGCCTCAACGATGGCGACTATCCGCGCCGTGACCCTGCCGCCGGACTCAATCGCCTGACCGCGGAGCTGGGCAGCGAACGTCGCCGCCACGGTGATCGCTCCACCCGCGAGGACGATCGTTTCCTGTTCCTGCAGCTGTTCGCCTCGGCGCAGGACGTGTTCTATCTGAGCTACCTGGGCGCGGACCCTCGCGACGGCAGCGTGCGCGAGCCCTCGGTGCTGGTGAGCGAACTGATCGAGGCCGCTGCGGATTACCACCAGGATCGCGACGATGCCGCGACGCAGATGGTGGTGCGTCATTCGCTGCAGCCTTTCGCCGCCAGCGCGTTCGGCCAGGCCGGGGAACCGCGACGCTTCAGCTATCGACAGAACTGGCGCCCGGCAGCGCTGGCCGGACGCGGTGAACGCCAACGCCTGGCACCCTGGTTCGATGGCAGCGCGCAGACGCCGCCGGCGGATGAGACGGTGATGCCGCTGCATCAGCTGCGTCGCTTCCTGATGTCGCCTGCCGCCCATTACCTCAGCCAGACTCTGGCCCTGCGCCTGCCCGAGGCGGCGGAACTGGCCGACGATCGCGAGCCGCTGAGCGTGGCCGGCGGCGGCCTGGACCGCCAACGCCTGCAGCAGGCCATTTTCCAGGGCCTGCTTGAAGATCCGGACCGCGATTTGTATCCGACGCTTCGCGCACGCGGACTGCTGCCTTCCGGCCCGCTGGGCCAGCGCCAGCTGCAAGCGCTGCAGCAAGAAATCGCGCCCTATGCCGAAGCCTTTGCCGGCTGGCGTGGCGATGCGCAGATGCAGGCGCCGCTGCTGGCGGTCGACGTCGACGGCGTGCGTCTGCAGGCGCGGCTGGAGTCGGTCTATCCACACGGCTATGCGCGTCTGCGCTTTGGCGAACTCAATGGACCGGCGGTCATCCGCCAGGGCCTGGACTGGTTGCTGGCCAGCGCGGCAGGACTGGCGCAACCGATGGTGCGCTTCCACCAGGACGAGCATGTCGGTCCGCATCCGCGCGCGCCGCTGGATCCGCAGCAGGCACATGCGGCGCTTGCGCAGCTGATCGGTCTATACAAGCAAGGCTTGGAAGAGCCGTTGCCGTTCGCGCCGTACAGCGGCTGGGCGCTGCTGCAGGCGCGCAGCGCCGAAAGCGGATTGAAAGCGGCGCAGGCGCAGTGGCATAGCGAGGGTGATCGCTGGAGCGAAGGCGACGATCCGGCCTGGCGGCTGGCGTTGCGCGGTCGCGATCTGTTCGAGGATGAGGTGGTCACCGACACCTTTGTCGGCCTGAGCCAGCACATCTACGGCTTGCTGCTGCATGGCGGAGCGCCGGCATGA